A genomic stretch from Gemmatimonadaceae bacterium includes:
- a CDS encoding GNAT family N-acetyltransferase: protein MAVARTWRQQPPPDGPYRIQESDIPLLNAVFSDAFTDRYRKDGMAGVRVPYLNPAVWRFAIADAREGAMVWRDDRDNIAAFNVTHLSGTEGWMGPLAVHPDFQSHGLGKIIVNTGMEWLKRQNARVIGLETMPRTMDNIGFYSSLGMLPGYLTLTLTVDATYAPQSFGGRAVRLGSLPPSDTDSAIDQCRVLSSSLLAGYDFSREIQLTEELALGDTLLAMTGDDIVGFAVAHSVPLVEGRAREELRVLKLVAASDADFDSLVTVLADHARRSGTRRVAVRVQGQYESAYRNLIGRGARVRWTDLRMSADGYTEKRAEHGVVLSNWEI, encoded by the coding sequence ATGGCAGTCGCCCGAACCTGGCGCCAGCAGCCACCGCCGGACGGTCCCTACCGGATCCAGGAAAGCGACATTCCGCTTCTCAACGCGGTCTTCAGCGACGCGTTCACGGATCGCTATCGAAAGGACGGAATGGCTGGTGTACGCGTACCGTATCTGAATCCCGCTGTCTGGCGATTCGCAATCGCCGATGCGCGCGAGGGCGCCATGGTATGGCGGGACGACCGCGACAACATCGCAGCATTCAACGTCACGCATCTCTCGGGCACCGAGGGCTGGATGGGTCCGCTCGCGGTGCATCCCGATTTCCAGTCGCATGGGCTAGGCAAGATCATCGTCAACACGGGAATGGAATGGCTGAAGCGCCAGAATGCGCGTGTCATCGGTCTCGAGACGATGCCCCGCACCATGGACAACATCGGCTTTTACTCTTCGCTCGGAATGCTGCCGGGGTATCTCACGCTTACGCTGACGGTAGATGCGACTTACGCCCCGCAGTCGTTTGGCGGACGCGCAGTCCGACTCGGCAGCCTGCCACCGTCTGACACAGACAGTGCGATTGACCAATGCCGTGTGCTGTCCAGCTCACTGCTTGCCGGCTACGATTTTTCGCGCGAGATCCAGCTCACAGAGGAGCTTGCTCTCGGTGACACACTGCTCGCGATGACGGGTGATGACATTGTTGGATTCGCAGTCGCACACTCGGTGCCTCTTGTCGAGGGACGCGCGCGCGAGGAGCTCCGTGTGCTCAAGCTCGTCGCCGCCAGCGACGCCGATTTCGACTCGCTGGTGACGGTTCTCGCGGATCACGCCCGCCGCAGCGGAACGAGGCGCGTCGCTGTTCGAGTGCAGGGACAGTACGAGTCTGCCTACCGCAACCTCATTGGACGAGGTGCCCGCGTCCGATGGACCGATTTGCGGATGTCAGCTGACGGATACACTGAGAAGCGTGCGGAGCATGGCGTAGTTCTGTCCAACTGGGAGATTTGA
- a CDS encoding SMC family ATPase encodes MKLTSLRLQNFRQHVATQIRFESGITGIIGPNGSGKTSILEAIAFALYSVGRTTREHMLSQHPVGRPHMRIDLEFELGRHVYRVIRGRTSAELYLDRDPVPIATSPSAVTERLQRIMGMSKDEFFKTYFTGQKELAAMAAMASTERGRFLSKVLGYEKLRSAQDLVGARRASLNAEIAGLREAMSDPAAIARTTADATQRVKDATSASQSAEHRNKIIQATLEMMAPKWARAQHDRERAQALLSEINANEREETALRRNLERVEAELSTMANARSELAELQHAIEQLPELRDELGILDELYREEGRRKTLLENEGVLREELDKLNARHAAIAGAPAQEEEVTDELEKKRAELEEAQGTLEAKRTEWVRDRQDAETKLNDLRRQWAEVKEQRERVISLGADGACPTCSRALGESLHTVVEHLTETAETLRIDGLYYKTRFEQLSEMPAEVRALDERRRTLTGESGALERKLARVQLAVQELSNVVREKTAKERRLEQMRRDISALSKGFDSARFDHVRAEIARLTPLEAKVARLNALAEREPQLRSERQEYSKTVEALRSLLGTLRMRHTQMAFAALDYEAIRRAFEQCSTDARAAELELHKSQSALDNANQALSTALAAGEESRVIQATVREREGDRRLHEELDRAFNEMRTKLNAELRPELSELATGFLRELMDSRTAELELDERYNILILEEGVTKPILSGGEEDIANLVLRLAVSQMIAERSGQVFSLLVLDEVFGSLDESRRFNVLELLRGLGDRFEQVILITHIEGVRDGLDNVITVRYDPASAASVVESSSGEPMPDETLELLPAGVG; translated from the coding sequence GTGAAGCTGACGTCGCTGCGGCTTCAGAACTTTCGCCAGCATGTGGCGACTCAGATCCGATTCGAGTCGGGAATCACGGGAATCATCGGCCCCAACGGCTCCGGAAAGACGAGCATTCTCGAGGCAATCGCGTTCGCGCTGTACTCGGTGGGACGGACGACGCGTGAGCATATGTTGTCGCAGCATCCGGTTGGCCGTCCACACATGCGGATCGACCTTGAGTTCGAGCTGGGGCGCCACGTCTACCGCGTCATTCGCGGACGAACGTCGGCCGAGCTCTATCTCGACCGCGATCCTGTTCCCATCGCGACGTCGCCAAGTGCTGTCACGGAGCGCCTTCAGCGCATCATGGGAATGTCGAAGGACGAGTTCTTCAAGACTTACTTCACGGGCCAGAAGGAGCTGGCGGCGATGGCGGCCATGGCGTCGACGGAGCGTGGTCGTTTTCTCTCGAAGGTCCTCGGCTATGAGAAGCTTCGCTCCGCCCAGGATCTGGTAGGAGCTCGAAGGGCGAGTCTCAATGCTGAGATCGCCGGCCTCCGCGAAGCGATGTCTGATCCGGCTGCAATCGCGCGCACAACTGCCGACGCCACTCAGCGCGTGAAGGACGCCACATCCGCCTCCCAGAGCGCTGAGCACCGCAACAAGATCATCCAGGCCACGCTGGAGATGATGGCGCCCAAATGGGCGCGTGCTCAGCACGACCGTGAGAGAGCGCAGGCGCTCCTCTCCGAGATCAATGCAAACGAGCGCGAGGAAACCGCGCTACGTCGCAATCTCGAGAGGGTCGAAGCAGAGCTCTCGACAATGGCGAACGCGCGGTCGGAGCTCGCCGAGCTGCAGCACGCCATCGAGCAGCTACCCGAGCTGCGCGACGAGCTCGGAATCCTGGATGAGCTTTATCGTGAGGAGGGGCGGAGAAAGACGCTCCTCGAGAACGAAGGCGTGCTTCGGGAGGAGCTCGACAAGCTCAATGCCCGCCACGCGGCGATTGCCGGAGCGCCCGCACAGGAGGAAGAGGTCACGGACGAGCTCGAGAAAAAGCGCGCAGAGCTCGAAGAGGCGCAAGGCACGCTCGAAGCTAAGCGCACCGAGTGGGTTCGCGACAGACAGGACGCCGAGACCAAGCTGAACGATCTCCGCCGTCAATGGGCTGAGGTCAAAGAACAGCGCGAGCGCGTGATCAGCCTCGGAGCGGACGGCGCATGCCCCACCTGCAGCCGCGCACTCGGGGAGAGTCTGCACACCGTTGTCGAGCATCTCACCGAGACTGCAGAGACGCTGCGCATTGACGGTCTCTACTACAAGACGCGCTTCGAGCAGCTCTCGGAGATGCCGGCCGAAGTCCGCGCGCTCGACGAGCGGCGCCGGACACTCACCGGCGAGTCCGGCGCACTCGAGCGCAAGCTCGCGCGCGTCCAGCTGGCAGTGCAGGAGCTGAGCAATGTCGTTCGCGAGAAGACCGCAAAGGAACGGCGACTTGAGCAGATGCGCCGCGATATCTCTGCGCTGTCGAAGGGATTCGACTCGGCGCGCTTCGACCACGTGCGGGCAGAGATCGCGCGACTGACGCCGCTCGAAGCGAAGGTTGCGCGACTCAACGCTCTGGCCGAGCGCGAGCCGCAGCTTCGTTCGGAGCGACAGGAGTACTCGAAGACGGTCGAAGCACTGAGGTCGCTGCTCGGCACCCTTCGGATGCGTCACACGCAAATGGCTTTCGCTGCTCTCGACTACGAGGCGATTCGCCGCGCGTTCGAGCAGTGCTCCACCGATGCGCGCGCGGCTGAGCTCGAGCTTCACAAATCGCAGAGCGCCTTGGACAATGCCAATCAGGCTTTGAGTACAGCTCTCGCGGCAGGCGAGGAATCGCGAGTGATTCAGGCAACGGTCCGCGAGCGCGAAGGCGACCGCCGCCTGCATGAGGAGCTGGACCGCGCATTCAATGAGATGAGGACCAAGCTCAACGCCGAGCTCCGGCCGGAGCTGTCGGAGCTGGCAACAGGCTTCCTGCGCGAGCTCATGGACTCGCGCACGGCGGAGCTCGAGCTAGACGAGCGGTACAACATTCTCATTCTCGAGGAGGGAGTAACGAAGCCCATTCTCTCCGGCGGCGAGGAGGACATCGCCAACCTGGTTCTCCGCCTTGCCGTGTCGCAGATGATTGCCGAGCGCTCGGGTCAGGTATTTTCGCTGCTCGTACTCGACGAAGTTTTCGGCTCCCTCGACGAGAGTCGCCGGTTCAACGTGCTCGAGCTTCTGCGTGGGCTCGGAGATCGCTTCGAGCAAGTCATCCTCATCACCCATATCGAAGGTGTGCGCGACGGCCTCGACAATGTCATAACCGTCCGCTACGACCCGGCATCCGCGGCTTCCGTTGTCGAGTCGTCTTCAGGTGAGCCGATGCCCGACGAAACGCTGGAGCTGCTTCCGGCCGGAGTTGGCTGA
- a CDS encoding metallophosphoesterase — protein MRLVHFSDLHLGFRQYQRQTPTGVNQREADVAVAFRKAIDKTIELQPDLVLIGGDVFHSVRPTNAAIVDAYKQFSRLVEMLPDSLIVMIAGNHDTPRTSETVCILGLFKRLGIHVVVNEPERLHFRDRDLSVFAIPHALAPRPRFDPQAGVRYNVLLLHDEVEGVIRRFGTIAEREAGELKLSDLGCDRWTYVGLGHYHVYHKYAPNAYYSGALEYTSTNIWGEADEAIEKQIGGKGLIEQDLDSGYHRFHQIALARPVLNLPELSGVGLSAADLGLAIQRAVDACDGGIDEKIVRLVVRDVPRHVLRDLDHKAIREFKRRALHFLLDARRPQQHRTEASGAPGRRTSLTEMVRATLEQRELTPGIDRAALVDLGLRYLAEADRAASMSIGVSG, from the coding sequence ATGAGACTCGTTCATTTTTCCGATCTGCACCTGGGATTCCGCCAGTACCAGCGGCAGACTCCGACCGGAGTGAACCAGCGTGAGGCGGACGTTGCCGTCGCGTTCAGGAAAGCAATCGACAAGACAATCGAGCTTCAGCCGGACCTGGTTCTCATCGGCGGAGACGTGTTCCACAGCGTCCGGCCGACGAACGCCGCGATAGTCGACGCTTACAAGCAGTTCTCGCGTCTTGTCGAGATGCTTCCCGATTCGCTGATCGTGATGATTGCGGGTAACCACGACACTCCGCGAACGAGCGAGACGGTCTGCATCCTCGGACTTTTCAAGCGCCTCGGAATCCACGTCGTGGTGAACGAGCCGGAAAGGCTCCACTTCCGCGACCGTGACCTGTCAGTGTTCGCCATTCCCCACGCCCTGGCCCCCCGGCCCAGGTTCGATCCACAGGCTGGCGTGCGCTACAACGTCCTGCTGCTCCACGACGAAGTCGAAGGCGTGATCCGCAGATTCGGCACGATAGCCGAGCGGGAGGCCGGCGAGCTGAAGCTCTCGGATCTCGGCTGCGACAGATGGACTTACGTTGGGCTGGGCCATTACCACGTGTACCATAAGTACGCGCCCAACGCATACTACTCCGGCGCTCTCGAGTACACGAGCACGAACATCTGGGGAGAGGCGGACGAAGCTATCGAGAAGCAGATCGGCGGAAAAGGATTGATAGAGCAGGATCTCGACAGCGGGTATCATCGCTTTCATCAGATCGCCCTTGCTCGTCCTGTGCTGAACCTGCCGGAGCTGAGCGGTGTCGGGTTGAGCGCGGCCGATCTCGGGCTCGCGATTCAGAGAGCCGTCGACGCATGCGACGGCGGAATAGACGAAAAGATCGTCCGCCTCGTTGTGAGGGACGTTCCGCGACATGTGCTGCGCGATCTCGATCACAAGGCGATCAGGGAGTTCAAGCGGCGCGCGCTTCATTTTCTTCTCGATGCGCGCAGACCGCAGCAGCATCGCACCGAGGCGAGCGGAGCGCCGGGCCGGCGCACATCACTCACCGAGATGGTGCGCGCCACGCTCGAGCAGCGCGAGCTGACGCCAGGAATCGATCGCGCTGCGCTGGTGGACCTCGGCCTCCGCTACCTCGCTGAAGCCGATCGCGCGGCATCCATGTCGATTGGGGTCAGCGGGTGA